The following DNA comes from Erigeron canadensis isolate Cc75 chromosome 3, C_canadensis_v1, whole genome shotgun sequence.
GCTTGTAGTTGTTTAAGCTTGGCTTGATCCGAATAGCTCACTAGGAACTCGCCTTATATACGGTCCCAGCACAAGTAACTTGTGTCTATCTAGTTTATCCTATTTACAGTCATATCTGTATATCGCCTTATAGTTTTAGAATTTAATTTCATATCTGTAAATCTGCATTTCTGGTCCATTGTGAATTAGTGTTCTATACTACTCGTATTAGGATATAACCTCAACACCCCAAAAGATTGCCCTTCCAATTCGTTGGATGCAGGGATTTTGGGAAAGGATATAGACACCCCTGCTTCCTAGGTGGTTCTAATCACTTTGTTTACATGAAGTTAAATAGCCAACACTTTGAAGACGCATACCTACTTTGCTGAATCTGTCGTTTTTCTTTGTTGGCATGTTATGAACTCTTAACGtgattcaaaaatatatttcacCTTAGTTGGATAACTTGGATTATCAACCTGAGATGgaatatatgtatttggtcTTTAGGATacatattagctattattctattaaaTTGTAATATGGTGCGACATAGTATTATGAGTTACATCACCTACAGTAAGATGGTCAAACATAAATGAGTGCCTCCTACTGTAAGATGTTCAATAAAAAAATCTTCTTTATCTTAtttacaattataaactttaccaTTATAGTTGACAAAATTTCAAATTCATATCTGCATGTTTAGTTTCATCGCGAGTTTGTGGCCTATAATAGTAGGATCTAACCTCAACACACCCCAAAAAGTTACCATTCCGAGTAATTGGATGCAGAGCTTTTGGTTAGGAATAGAGACACCCCTGCTTCCTAGGTGATTCTAGTTGACGTGATCTATTTATAACGCATGAAGTTACTGAGCTAACGGTTTGATATGCATGCTTTTAGATAACtatgatttattttttcatgtttAAGACTTCTGTacatgatttataaatattatttcatATCAGATGGATCATTAACTTGAGATGGAATTTGTGTATTTGGTTTAGATTTTACAACGGATGGAATATGGTGCTACATAGTATTATGGGTGTTTCCTTATTCAACCTCGCCTACTGTAAGATGGTCAAACATAAAAGAGCGCCTCCTAGCTGTATGTCCAGCATTTTCTGTATCGGCTTACTTAAATGAGCCGCCCCCTAAACCTGTAGCTTCTCCAGTGTACCTATTGACATTTTGCAGCACTGACCGGACAGGATTATTGAATGGTACTTGCACTTTCCATTTTTTAGGGGTTTTTGGGACTGCATATTTTCAGCTTATGCCTATAAGAAATTAACCTTCCATGGTGCTGTTATAGACGTGACCTTTTTAGCACAAAATTAGCAAATAAATACAAGCTGTATTCACATCAAAACGCTAAGAAGTGCTTGTTTTGCTTAAAAATGCATCCTAAACACCGTGTTGTTTGCtccttttttataattaatatatatgatttatgtttttttttttcattcttttactTTTCCTTTAGATGTGACTCGAGTTCTTTGTGAGCTTGAGCTTATGATCCAGAGAGTGAAAGTGACAACAACCCCTGATGGCCGTGTCATGGACCTATTCTTTATTACAGATAACTTGTGAGGGTTTGTTTCTTACTACTCTTTCTTGGCCCTTATAGTTATTTATTGCAACTTTGTATGTGCACTAAGAAGATGAACGTAAGTGTATATGAATACATGCTAATAGTTAAACTTTTAATGTGACCACAAGTTTTAATCCATCTCTTGGTATCACAGTGGGCTGGTAATTTACCATGATTGGGTGTTTTGAGTATGTCAAACTGTTTAAGGTTGGTGTAAGGTTATGATTCTTGTTAGATAGTGGTTAGATGTGCTATCAACTGTTTTCGGCAAGAGTATGCAAATATTGTAACAAATTCTTTTTAGGGTATGCTCTACAAAAGtacatttttctttctatttttctccttttttgaTTATAAAACATTAAAGGTTATTTCTTCTCTGGGTTTTGTATATGTGCGTATCCAGCTTCCATGCAGGTCAGCCCATGtcagtaaataaaaaaaaaagtaagtaactcccaatgccgtcttccacgggttttgggtcccaataccgtcttcgacggtgtatgggaggttgagatgtagacagccttacccctaccaaaggtagagaggctgcttccatgttctaccataggtagaaaaggctCTCCCGCCCATGTCAGTAAATGTTTGGTTAAAATCGTTGTATCagattcctttttttttttttaccaatatGCTTTGTTGCTAATTCTCCAGCATCCACCAGTTTCAACTAATCAAAGGGTAcctaataagataaatattgacGTTCGCTTTATAAAGTATCAAGACTTTTGTTGAACTTTTTTGTGTCTGTCAAAATTTTGATGCTATCATTTTGTTcagttttatgtttttgtagAGCAAATTCGACTTCACGTTACAAAATTAAAACCCTGATTGATTGGTTTGTTAATGATCGGGAGTTAGGATTTATGTTTGTATTGTTTCTTATTATCCATGTCTTTGCAATCTTATTTCAGGGAATTATTACATACAAAAAAGAGAAGAGATGATGCATGTGATAAATTGCACGCGGTGTTAGGCGACTCATGTACTAGTGTTGATATCCACTCAGCTGGTTATAACAAAGATAGTGTCCCACGTATCTCTTCTCTGTCTCAGGCTGCCTCTAAAGAATTATTTCGATCAGAACTATCAGAAAAGGAGGTGCATTCACAAGCTCTTAGTCCAGATGTGAAAAAACTAATGCATGCCAGTGTCATGATTGATAATTCATTGAGCCCGGCTCATTCACTCCTTCAAATCAGCTGTGTTGATCACAAAGGTTTTCTGTATGACATCATGCGCATATTAAAAGACTTCAATATACAGGTCACATTTTTTAACCAAATTGTGTTTTAGCACCCATCATTTCCATTTGTTCTGATGGATGATATACCGTCATTAACAGATAGCTTATGGGCGATTCTCACCAGTTAACAAGGGACATCGTGACTTGGATTTGTTTATCCGTCAAAGGGACGGCTTAAAGATCGTGGATACAGAGAAGCAAGATGTGCTGATTTCTCGTTTTAAACTGGAAATGCTTCACCCTTTGCGTGTTATAATAACAAATCGTGGACCAGATACAGAACTTGTTGTTGCCAATCCAGTAGAGTTATCTGGAAGGGGACGGCCAATGGTTTTCTACGACACCACACTGGCACTCAAGGCTCTTGGGATATGTGTGTTCTCAGTAAGAATCTTGAAATAACGTTTCCGTGTTTAGCATATGCATATGTAGTCTGTATACTGACTGGATTGTTGGTGATGCCTTTAGGCTGAGATTGGAAGACATGTAACCGATAATGGCGAATGGGAGGTGTACAAGTTTCTTCTAGAGGAGAGCTGCAAATACAAATTGGGAAGTATGGTGGTTAAGAACCAGATTGTGGACAAGGTCAGAAGAACTCTCATGGGGTGGTGAATGGTGGGTGATCTGTAGTTTATGTGTTATTCATAGCTGGGACTACGTTGAAAAAGTGCATTGTTTATGTATTACTATGATTATcatatgggaagtgatattcgtaccgcaaatttttataaatgtaccacaatgtacaaGCTATATAGCTAACTGTACAAGTTAACACTGCAAAGTTGTAGTACATCTATCAAAAGaaatggtacaaatatcacttcccttattATACATGACATCATGATATGGCTAATTGGACAATTGGTGCATTGTATCATCACATGGGGTTGTTGATGCCCATTGCTGGCGATGAACTTGTTTGAGTTTGTGTTCTAGGGAAGCAGGTATGATAAAAGATTCTGGAACTAATCTCTCTATCTACTCGTAGGTATAAGATTGTCTATGTTCTACATCCCTTTATACATTACTTATGACGGAATTGGGTATAGTTGACACGACGTGCTGTAAAATATATGACTATTAAACTCATATGGCTTTACTAAGTTTTTTAGTTTGACttgtatttaaataaatatatagcaACCTGAGTTACCTTTTTagttcaaaaactatttttaataaaatactaAACTTATGATCTGTATTGTCATACAATCGTTCAACGTATAGACTTGGCATGTTTTTTCTTTCCGAATATACGAGCACGATTTTGGATAGGGAAAATGATCCACGTCgtaagttttcaaaaaaaaattttctttttttctcttaggAGTTTATTAAACGTAATAGATAAATTCTGAGTGCAAGGACAGTAGCATCTATGCTTTTGTGTACCAAGTTGCTCCTAAGGAAAAAAGCCCCGACATCGACACATCGTGCATATAGCCTCCATTTCTTTGGTCGTTGCCGAGCAAATTGCCGCACCGCCGTGCACATTCAGAAATATCTTTGGATATCTACTTTGATCACTttgttaataatataatatcaaaATTGCCCCTCAACAATCTACCTCTCTAACA
Coding sequences within:
- the LOC122593116 gene encoding ACT domain-containing protein ACR9-like, whose protein sequence is MKKREMEVRKGESGGCWSYQAAGSVPDIGGPSEDAVVIQKGKKQGDPFVITVNCPDKAGLGCDICWIILDFGLCIVKGDFTTDGIWCYIVLWVFPYSTSPTVRWSNIKERLLAVCPAFSVSAYLNEPPPKPVASPVYLLTFCSTDRTGLLNDVTRVLCELELMIQRVKVTTTPDGRVMDLFFITDNLELLHTKKRRDDACDKLHAVLGDSCTSVDIHSAGYNKDSVPRISSLSQAASKELFRSELSEKEVHSQALSPDVKKLMHASVMIDNSLSPAHSLLQISCVDHKGFLYDIMRILKDFNIQIAYGRFSPVNKGHRDLDLFIRQRDGLKIVDTEKQDVLISRFKLEMLHPLRVIITNRGPDTELVVANPVELSGRGRPMVFYDTTLALKALGICVFSAEIGRHVTDNGEWEVYKFLLEESCKYKLGSMVVKNQIVDKVRRTLMGW